The following coding sequences lie in one Alloacidobacterium dinghuense genomic window:
- a CDS encoding SpoIVB peptidase S55 domain-containing protein, translated as MLYSVDVGIRPKDIVLLIFFGASAFAAQTASLPAVPPPSTAGFYPLDQVHRGLHGVAYTVFEGVNPEPMSVQILGLLHNALGPGQDMILARLEGAKPEYTGVVAGMSGSPVYIDGKLLGAISYRIGAFSKEPIAGITPIGQMLEVAHQSSDLIAANSSSPSFSQTASVKDTPPLPAVNQETVETSAIRPMDMPLVFNGFSQEALDLWKEHSPALGLSAVAGIGGSSSNEKQPEPIVPGSAVSALLMRGDLEIAATCTVTYVDPKQLLACGHPITQFGPVSMPMTKAQVVATLPSPLYAFKIINTTETVGSFTEDRESAIRGAFGQQARMIPVTVNITGEQTPRALHIEVVDQPQITPSAVMVAVFQALMQRNTFTAETSYRVRSTVNVSGYPAVHFGGLAAPSDMAPANLLAALMVGERFSRLYDNAARQTPIRSVDIEVEAIPKHLAAQLESAQSTVPIVHPGETITIEATIRPWRGEVRNVRIPIKLPEVLSEGHVRLLVSDGSTLDRITQTTRFGNQDLDVAATIEQLNSLHENDRLYVTLLEPSPQAVLDGRTLSTVPMSMANVLEPLRQNQKLTLNGESAVPMASVPIDNVLSGQQVLTLRVE; from the coding sequence ATGCTCTACTCTGTAGACGTGGGTATTCGCCCAAAAGACATCGTCCTGCTGATTTTCTTTGGCGCTTCGGCGTTTGCGGCGCAAACTGCGTCTTTACCGGCCGTCCCGCCGCCTTCCACTGCCGGCTTCTATCCTTTGGATCAGGTGCATCGCGGACTGCATGGAGTTGCCTACACGGTCTTTGAAGGCGTGAATCCCGAGCCGATGAGCGTACAGATTCTTGGCCTCCTGCACAACGCTCTTGGTCCCGGACAAGACATGATCCTCGCCAGGCTTGAGGGCGCCAAGCCAGAGTACACAGGCGTCGTCGCAGGCATGAGCGGCAGCCCGGTTTACATCGATGGCAAACTGCTGGGAGCCATCAGCTACCGCATCGGAGCCTTCAGCAAGGAGCCTATTGCAGGCATCACTCCGATCGGCCAGATGCTTGAAGTCGCGCACCAGAGCTCCGATTTGATTGCGGCCAACAGCAGCTCCCCTTCATTTAGCCAGACAGCGAGCGTGAAGGATACGCCGCCACTACCGGCCGTGAATCAAGAGACAGTCGAGACCAGCGCAATTCGCCCCATGGACATGCCGCTCGTCTTCAACGGATTCAGCCAGGAAGCGCTTGATCTTTGGAAAGAACATTCGCCTGCGCTGGGCCTCAGTGCCGTCGCGGGCATAGGCGGCTCGTCGAGCAATGAAAAGCAGCCCGAGCCAATCGTTCCCGGTTCGGCAGTCAGTGCGTTGCTGATGCGCGGTGATCTTGAGATTGCGGCAACCTGCACTGTCACCTACGTCGATCCAAAGCAGCTGCTTGCCTGCGGACATCCGATTACGCAATTCGGCCCCGTCTCCATGCCGATGACGAAGGCACAGGTCGTGGCTACTTTGCCGTCCCCGCTTTACGCCTTCAAGATCATCAACACGACGGAGACAGTCGGCTCTTTCACCGAAGACCGCGAGTCGGCAATTCGTGGCGCCTTCGGCCAGCAGGCCAGGATGATTCCGGTGACGGTGAACATCACGGGCGAACAGACGCCTCGCGCCCTGCACATCGAAGTGGTTGACCAACCGCAAATCACGCCCTCGGCCGTCATGGTTGCGGTCTTCCAGGCGCTGATGCAGCGCAATACTTTCACTGCGGAAACCAGCTATCGCGTTCGCAGCACCGTCAATGTCTCGGGCTATCCCGCAGTGCACTTTGGCGGACTCGCAGCACCCAGCGACATGGCCCCGGCAAATCTTCTTGCCGCATTGATGGTCGGCGAGCGCTTTTCGCGCTTATACGACAACGCCGCGCGTCAGACTCCCATCCGCAGCGTAGACATCGAAGTCGAAGCCATCCCCAAGCATCTCGCAGCACAGCTTGAAAGCGCGCAGAGCACCGTACCCATCGTCCATCCCGGCGAAACCATCACGATTGAGGCAACTATCCGGCCTTGGCGAGGAGAAGTACGCAACGTGCGTATTCCGATCAAACTGCCTGAGGTCTTGAGCGAAGGTCATGTGCGCCTTCTCGTAAGCGACGGCAGCACACTCGACCGCATTACGCAGACAACGCGCTTCGGGAACCAGGATCTCGATGTAGCGGCAACTATCGAGCAGCTCAACAGTCTCCACGAGAATGATCGCCTGTACGTTACGTTGCTGGAGCCATCGCCTCAGGCCGTTCTCGATGGCCGCACGCTGTCAACCGTACCGATGTCCATGGCGAACGTTCTTGAGCCTCTTCGCCAGAACCAGAAGCTCACGCTCAACGGCGAATCGGCCGTTCCGATGGCGTCCGTTCCCATCGACAACGTACTCAGCGGACAACAGGTACTGACGCTCCGGGTGGAGTAA
- a CDS encoding VWA domain-containing protein produces the protein MIALVFCQGAAPAQQSSQQTPQQTQQQQTQPNQQGQQQPDQASPDAGGPGGDNGAIAIPKKKESETAPPPPPPEPKVKNPPGLQNFSLRVDVPVVNVDVGVILEKTHQFVPNLQKDNFRVYEDGVTQDITSFQRIQAPITAVLLVEFAANSYAFIYDMRNAAYTFAQQLKADDYIAVVTYDMHTQILTDFTQDKRLIYESLNSLTIPTWHETNLFDALYTTLDRLTRVEGRKYVVLISSGRDTFSKINLDKVLQKIKATPNVTIFSIGTGQTARIMADGAGMMGPIRNLDYLQADNQMTTFARMTGGQAFFPRFVGEMPDIFHQINDTIRNQYVLSYHPTNVKQDGTYRKLRVELVDNEGHPLRMQDEKHKPLKYDIIARDGYRAKQEVE, from the coding sequence ATGATTGCTCTGGTGTTCTGCCAGGGCGCTGCTCCTGCGCAGCAATCTTCGCAACAGACCCCACAGCAAACTCAGCAGCAACAAACTCAGCCGAATCAGCAAGGCCAACAGCAGCCGGACCAGGCGTCGCCTGATGCAGGCGGTCCCGGCGGCGACAATGGTGCGATTGCGATTCCCAAGAAGAAGGAATCAGAAACAGCGCCTCCGCCTCCGCCGCCAGAGCCCAAGGTGAAAAATCCGCCGGGACTGCAAAACTTCTCGCTGCGCGTCGATGTTCCGGTAGTGAACGTAGATGTGGGAGTCATTCTTGAGAAGACACATCAGTTCGTGCCGAACCTGCAAAAGGACAATTTCCGAGTTTACGAAGACGGCGTGACTCAGGACATTACTAGCTTTCAGCGCATTCAAGCGCCAATTACGGCCGTTCTACTGGTTGAGTTTGCGGCTAACAGTTACGCGTTCATCTATGACATGAGGAACGCTGCATACACCTTTGCTCAACAGTTAAAGGCGGATGACTATATCGCTGTCGTGACCTACGACATGCATACGCAGATTCTTACAGACTTTACGCAGGACAAGCGCCTCATTTATGAGTCGTTGAATTCGCTTACGATTCCCACCTGGCACGAGACGAATCTTTTCGATGCGCTTTATACCACTCTGGACCGGCTGACTCGCGTCGAGGGACGCAAATACGTTGTCCTCATTTCGTCGGGTCGCGACACTTTCAGCAAGATCAATCTTGATAAGGTCCTCCAGAAGATCAAGGCTACGCCGAACGTTACGATCTTCTCGATTGGCACGGGGCAGACGGCGCGCATCATGGCCGACGGCGCCGGCATGATGGGGCCGATCCGCAATCTGGACTATCTCCAGGCGGACAACCAGATGACGACCTTCGCCCGGATGACGGGTGGCCAGGCGTTTTTCCCTCGCTTTGTCGGCGAGATGCCGGACATTTTTCACCAGATCAATGACACCATCCGCAACCAATATGTGCTGAGCTACCACCCAACAAATGTGAAGCAGGATGGCACTTATCGCAAGCTGCGCGTCGAGCTGGTCGACAATGAAGGTCATCCATTGCGGATGCAGGATGAGAAGCACAAGCCTTTGAAGTACGACATCATTGCTCGCGACGGGTACCGGGCGAAGCAGGAAGTAGAATAG
- the glyS gene encoding glycine--tRNA ligase subunit beta codes for MPDFLLEVGLEEIPARMVAAAQAELARRVEELLARERLLSSSVVASYSTPRRLAVLVSGVLAEQADAKEQLTGPSWAVAFKNGAATPAALAFAKKAGVEVGALQKVTTAKGEYVSAAVLRKGRSTAEVLTEQLPKELASLYWPKNMYWRAGKPERFVRPVKWLLAILNHAIVPVEFAGVHAGNLSYGHRILHGDHAVTINKPADYVAALESAKVLVGVEARRQRIRKALDAVTRTVAGARWREDEALVDTVTHLTEWPSALLGNFEAEYLSLPEEVLVTVMRDHQKYFAVEDANGKLAPHFLAVLNTEANEQGIAVIRHGNERVLRSRFSDARFFWHFDQKIPLEDRVEMLKSVTFQKDLGSYYEKMVATYRIAQKLGIEVGQQKLDFEALRTAARLAKTDLTTELVKEFTELQGIVGGLYARAQGLGEAVAQAIYSQYTPASTEDAIPPTPEGQLLGIADRFQSIAAMFAIGLEPTGSKDPFALRRAANGVVKILAESELSLTFSHLRNAAGEAGITIHDSLAAFFRERVEFYLRDVRGFNYDVVNAVLAASFNDVRDAIARAEALTAVRGSEDFAAISAAFKRMKNIVRQASEKGLASDGAVSSSSLADAAERGLFEHSDRLAPVVENLRSEHKYREALEQIATLRPHVDLFFDKVMVMVDDPAVRQNRLALIAKVLVGFSSIADFSEMVTG; via the coding sequence ATGCCAGATTTTCTCCTTGAAGTAGGACTTGAAGAGATTCCCGCGCGCATGGTTGCCGCGGCGCAGGCCGAGCTTGCGCGGCGCGTGGAAGAGCTGCTCGCGCGTGAGAGGTTGCTGAGTAGTTCGGTTGTGGCCAGCTATTCGACGCCTCGGCGTCTGGCCGTGCTGGTGAGCGGCGTTCTGGCCGAGCAGGCGGATGCTAAGGAGCAGCTGACCGGGCCTTCTTGGGCGGTCGCGTTTAAGAATGGTGCGGCGACTCCGGCGGCGCTGGCGTTTGCAAAGAAGGCTGGCGTTGAGGTTGGCGCGCTGCAGAAGGTTACGACTGCGAAGGGCGAGTATGTTTCGGCTGCGGTGCTGCGCAAGGGACGGTCGACTGCTGAGGTACTGACCGAGCAGCTCCCGAAGGAGTTGGCTTCGCTCTATTGGCCGAAGAACATGTACTGGCGCGCAGGCAAGCCGGAGCGGTTTGTGCGTCCGGTGAAGTGGCTGCTGGCGATTCTCAATCATGCGATCGTTCCTGTGGAGTTTGCCGGCGTGCATGCGGGCAATCTGAGCTATGGGCATCGCATTCTGCACGGCGATCATGCGGTGACGATCAACAAGCCTGCCGACTACGTTGCAGCGCTGGAATCGGCGAAGGTGCTGGTCGGTGTTGAGGCGAGGCGGCAGCGGATTCGCAAGGCTCTCGATGCCGTGACACGTACGGTTGCCGGCGCGCGGTGGCGGGAGGACGAGGCGCTGGTCGATACCGTGACGCATCTGACGGAGTGGCCTTCCGCGCTGTTGGGCAACTTCGAGGCGGAGTATCTTTCGCTGCCGGAAGAAGTACTGGTGACGGTGATGCGCGATCACCAGAAGTACTTTGCCGTTGAGGATGCGAATGGCAAGCTGGCTCCGCATTTCCTGGCGGTGCTGAATACTGAGGCGAACGAGCAGGGAATTGCTGTGATTCGGCACGGCAACGAGCGCGTGTTGCGCTCTCGCTTTAGCGATGCTCGGTTCTTCTGGCACTTTGACCAGAAGATTCCGCTCGAAGATCGCGTCGAAATGCTCAAGTCCGTGACTTTCCAAAAAGACCTCGGCAGCTATTACGAGAAGATGGTGGCGACTTACCGAATCGCGCAAAAGCTGGGCATTGAGGTTGGACAACAAAAGCTCGATTTCGAAGCCTTACGGACTGCTGCTCGACTTGCCAAGACTGATCTCACTACTGAACTCGTCAAGGAATTCACCGAGCTTCAGGGAATCGTCGGTGGCCTTTATGCTCGAGCTCAGGGTCTTGGCGAAGCGGTTGCGCAGGCCATCTATTCGCAGTACACGCCCGCTTCAACAGAAGATGCGATTCCTCCGACGCCTGAGGGGCAACTACTTGGTATTGCCGATCGCTTTCAATCCATTGCGGCCATGTTTGCAATTGGACTTGAGCCGACTGGATCGAAGGACCCGTTTGCTTTGCGCCGCGCCGCGAATGGTGTGGTGAAAATTCTGGCTGAGTCTGAATTATCACTAACGTTCTCTCATTTGAGAAATGCTGCCGGTGAAGCAGGAATTACGATCCATGACTCCCTTGCGGCGTTCTTCCGCGAGCGGGTTGAGTTTTATCTGCGCGATGTGCGCGGCTTCAACTATGACGTGGTGAATGCGGTTCTGGCTGCGAGTTTCAATGATGTCCGCGATGCGATTGCGCGGGCCGAGGCACTCACTGCGGTTCGCGGGTCGGAGGATTTTGCCGCGATTTCGGCGGCGTTCAAGCGGATGAAGAACATTGTGCGGCAGGCTTCGGAAAAGGGCCTTGCTTCAGATGGCGCTGTTAGCAGTTCGTCGCTGGCCGATGCTGCCGAGCGCGGGCTCTTTGAGCATTCGGATCGGCTGGCTCCGGTGGTGGAGAATTTGCGTTCGGAGCATAAGTATCGTGAGGCGCTGGAGCAGATTGCTACGCTGCGTCCGCATGTGGATTTGTTCTTCGATAAGGTCATGGTGATGGTCGATGATCCGGCGGTGCGGCAGAACCGTCTGGCATTGATTGCCAAGGTGCTGGTTGGGTTTTCTTCGATTGCCGATTTCTCGGAGATGGTTACGGGTTAG
- the bshA gene encoding N-acetyl-alpha-D-glucosaminyl L-malate synthase BshA, with amino-acid sequence MKIGITCYPTYGGSGVVATELGIELAACGHQVHFITYSQPFRLTGREQGIFYHEVPVSNYPLFEYPPYDLALASRMAEVAEYYDLDLLHVHYAIPHSVSALLARQMLAARGRHLPFVTTLHGTDITLVGLDRAYLPITQFAIEESDGVTSISHYLRERTVKEFKIKREIEVISNFVNCDFYMPLPPELRAEKRQRYAAPDEKILIHLSNFRPVKRVTDAVEVFARVVEKIPSQLLLIGDGPDRSAAEWLAHRKGIQERVHFLGKQESVNELLPLADLMLMPSELESFGLAALEAMACRVPAIATKVGGVPELIEDGVNGCLFPVGDVDAMADAAAELLLDPEKLEALGTAARQTAQKRFCASKIIPLYEKYYERVLERAGSGVEPVSPSS; translated from the coding sequence ATGAAGATTGGAATTACCTGCTACCCCACCTATGGCGGCAGCGGAGTCGTAGCCACCGAACTCGGCATTGAACTGGCTGCCTGTGGGCATCAGGTCCACTTCATCACCTATTCACAACCTTTCCGGCTCACCGGACGTGAGCAGGGTATCTTCTACCACGAAGTCCCGGTCTCGAACTACCCGCTCTTCGAATACCCTCCCTACGACCTGGCTCTAGCCTCGCGCATGGCCGAGGTTGCTGAATACTACGACCTCGACCTGCTGCATGTGCACTACGCGATCCCTCATTCCGTGAGCGCCCTCCTGGCGCGACAGATGCTTGCAGCGCGAGGGCGCCACCTGCCGTTTGTAACGACTCTGCACGGCACAGACATCACCCTGGTCGGCCTCGACCGCGCCTACCTTCCGATCACGCAATTCGCCATCGAAGAAAGCGACGGAGTCACGTCCATCTCGCACTACCTGCGCGAACGGACAGTCAAGGAATTCAAAATCAAGCGCGAGATCGAAGTCATTTCCAACTTCGTCAATTGTGATTTCTACATGCCGCTCCCGCCCGAGCTTCGCGCAGAGAAGCGCCAACGCTACGCCGCGCCCGACGAGAAGATCCTGATTCACCTTTCAAATTTCCGTCCCGTCAAGCGCGTCACTGATGCCGTAGAAGTATTTGCGCGAGTCGTCGAAAAGATCCCGTCCCAACTGCTTCTCATCGGCGATGGACCCGACCGCTCAGCAGCGGAATGGCTGGCCCACAGGAAAGGCATTCAGGAGCGCGTTCACTTTCTCGGAAAGCAGGAGAGCGTTAACGAACTGCTTCCGCTCGCCGATCTCATGCTCATGCCAAGCGAGTTGGAATCCTTCGGCCTCGCAGCGCTCGAAGCCATGGCCTGCCGCGTCCCGGCCATCGCAACCAAAGTCGGCGGCGTGCCTGAGTTGATCGAAGATGGCGTCAACGGTTGTCTCTTCCCTGTCGGCGACGTGGACGCGATGGCCGATGCGGCCGCGGAACTGCTCCTCGATCCTGAGAAGCTCGAAGCCTTGGGCACGGCCGCGCGGCAGACGGCGCAGAAGCGCTTCTGCGCCTCAAAAATCATTCCTCTTTACGAAAAGTATTACGAGCGCGTGCTTGAGCGTGCCGGAAGCGGAGTTGAACCCGTCTCGCCGTCATCGTAA
- a CDS encoding ChbG/HpnK family deacetylase, with translation MRRCSADTLAAVRRLIVNADDFGLTAGVNRAVVELHCARALSSATLMATASHFTEAVSLANQNSTLGVGCHVVLVDGTPALPPVQIPSLVDASSENETRFRQKLSTFVAELLRGRIKDTEIEAEATAQIKKLQQTGIHVTHVDTHKHTHIFPGVLRPLLRAALACGVKAIRNPFEPNWSLNATANAGHVRKMQVRLLRSQSSAFSEEVNRARLLTTDGAIGVLATGTLDALTIRNLLAAMPDGTWELVCHPGYNDEALQQANTRLLESRDVERTALLETIPHANAELIHFGQLA, from the coding sequence ATGCGCAGATGCAGCGCTGATACACTGGCCGCTGTGCGCCGCCTCATCGTCAACGCAGATGACTTTGGATTAACCGCCGGAGTAAATCGGGCGGTGGTCGAATTGCACTGCGCACGTGCGCTTTCTTCCGCGACGCTCATGGCGACAGCCTCGCACTTTACCGAGGCTGTATCCTTGGCAAACCAAAACTCAACTCTCGGCGTAGGCTGCCATGTTGTTCTCGTCGATGGAACACCCGCACTGCCTCCAGTCCAGATCCCATCCCTGGTCGATGCCTCATCCGAAAATGAAACCCGCTTTCGGCAAAAGTTGAGCACATTCGTCGCCGAGCTGCTGCGCGGCCGCATCAAGGACACAGAAATTGAAGCCGAGGCCACCGCGCAAATCAAAAAACTGCAGCAAACTGGAATCCACGTCACCCACGTCGACACCCACAAGCACACGCACATATTCCCCGGTGTTCTTCGCCCATTGTTGCGGGCAGCGCTCGCCTGCGGAGTCAAGGCCATCCGCAATCCCTTCGAACCGAACTGGAGCCTGAATGCAACCGCCAACGCCGGCCATGTCCGCAAGATGCAGGTGCGTTTGCTGCGCTCGCAGAGTTCGGCCTTCAGCGAAGAAGTCAATCGCGCCCGCCTGCTCACCACCGACGGAGCGATCGGCGTCCTGGCCACCGGCACACTCGACGCGCTGACTATCCGCAATCTGTTGGCAGCCATGCCCGACGGCACTTGGGAGTTGGTCTGCCATCCCGGCTACAACGACGAAGCCTTGCAGCAGGCAAACACCCGCCTACTCGAATCGCGCGACGTGGAGCGTACCGCCCTGCTCGAAACCATTCCTCACGCAAACGCAGAACTCATTCACTTTGGGCAGCTTGCGTGA
- a CDS encoding sensor histidine kinase: MYEQRLILITLLVKLGVAAATSSALARARTFQRLLFTEVRNAGQMLGLLAFICIPLTLGVWVRVTVPNFLAADISFETTILLGVLMGPFSAIAGGALLSLPAMLHHEYLSLPFNVAVALIASLYGTFVEEEEIWSFSPFVDLSIYRWVRRNLRQPRFDRQVLLLVLIAGLEMCRGWLHNVYPSRLFALTSENWWVRIAIWASAAMVVGIPLKIWNTIRIEQKLEEQKRLLLEARLDALQRQINPHFLFNTLNSIASLVRFRPEQARELIVKLANILRALLKEHDSYVLLRDELSFTDDYLGIEVVRFGADKLKVVKEIDPVTLEMPVPSMILQPLIENSIKHGLEPRISGGTITIRSRVNGGKLMIEVEDDGVGIAPGRPHSSGVLHQGTGIGMSNVRERLEVLFGDAATFDVTSRPGRGTHITMEMPAAAYDDGETGSTPLPARSSTRS; this comes from the coding sequence GTGTACGAGCAGCGGCTGATCCTGATTACGTTGCTGGTGAAGCTCGGCGTGGCCGCGGCTACGTCCAGCGCGCTGGCCCGGGCGCGTACCTTCCAGCGTTTGCTGTTTACCGAGGTGCGTAACGCGGGGCAAATGCTGGGTTTGCTGGCTTTCATTTGCATTCCGCTTACGCTTGGGGTCTGGGTGCGGGTTACGGTGCCGAATTTTCTGGCCGCCGATATTTCGTTCGAGACGACCATCCTGCTCGGCGTCCTGATGGGGCCGTTTTCGGCGATTGCCGGTGGAGCGCTCCTGTCGCTTCCGGCGATGCTGCATCACGAATATCTATCGCTTCCGTTCAACGTTGCAGTTGCGCTGATTGCGAGTCTTTACGGGACCTTTGTCGAAGAGGAAGAGATCTGGTCTTTCTCGCCTTTTGTCGACCTGAGCATTTACCGCTGGGTGCGCCGCAACCTGCGGCAGCCGCGCTTCGACCGCCAGGTTCTGCTGCTGGTGTTGATTGCAGGGCTCGAGATGTGCCGTGGCTGGCTGCACAATGTGTATCCCAGCCGGCTGTTTGCGCTGACGTCGGAGAACTGGTGGGTGCGGATTGCAATATGGGCGAGCGCGGCGATGGTGGTCGGCATTCCACTGAAGATATGGAACACGATTCGCATCGAACAGAAGCTGGAAGAGCAGAAACGGCTTTTGCTGGAAGCTCGTCTCGATGCGCTGCAGCGGCAGATCAATCCGCATTTCCTGTTCAATACGCTCAATTCGATTGCATCACTGGTGCGATTTCGGCCTGAACAGGCGCGCGAGCTGATTGTGAAGCTGGCCAACATTCTGCGGGCGCTGCTCAAGGAGCACGACTCGTACGTGCTGCTGCGCGACGAGTTGAGTTTTACCGACGACTATCTCGGCATTGAAGTGGTGCGCTTTGGAGCGGACAAGCTGAAGGTGGTGAAAGAGATAGATCCCGTGACGCTGGAGATGCCGGTTCCGAGTATGATTTTGCAGCCGTTGATCGAGAACAGCATCAAGCATGGGCTGGAGCCGCGCATCAGCGGTGGAACCATCACGATTCGCAGCCGGGTGAATGGCGGAAAGCTGATGATCGAAGTCGAAGACGATGGCGTGGGCATTGCGCCGGGACGGCCTCATTCCAGCGGAGTGCTGCATCAGGGTACTGGCATCGGCATGAGCAATGTGCGCGAGCGCCTGGAGGTGCTTTTTGGCGATGCGGCGACGTTTGATGTGACAAGTCGTCCGGGCCGTGGGACGCATATCACCATGGAGATGCCTGCGGCTGCTTACGATGACGGCGAGACGGGTTCAACTCCGCTTCCGGCACGCTCAAGCACGCGCTCGTAA
- a CDS encoding sensor domain-containing diguanylate cyclase translates to MQDRLLDILILGLLVLLFGVIYRKVPSRRLRYWIAGWLFALAHFAVLLPRVPALFWQEIQVALGMSGLVLCGICFVLASSAFALRNKSLIWVGAVLSIPPLIYVFLVIFGYAAVWPLSLFAIAGEAMALWIGWRFNRQQRIVLWANNLTVVGCGAWLLWLISRQDADIGIYAILTQLFLINAVLYWNDFRRLSAGVITASAGLLAWAAVFPTALTIAHFFPHLSVPGELWNVPKYFVEFGMILTLLENQIYTAHWQSEQYRVLFDSNPHPMFIYDTKTFAFLRVNDAALEEYGYSRPEFLHMSIGDLHEVAALAGVERLLADTHSSIKVTGPWTQRRRDGSEFQAEISSHPIEFEGCDARLSLVQDVTDRERLHEQLVHRAHHDSLTNLPNRFLFEQRMRHTLENASRYAHKAAILCIDLDRFKQINDNHGHATGDACLQEIANRLTNRLRESDTVARTGGEEFTVVIGELLHGGDAEKVAADLLTEFRHPFTVDGVEMQLSASVGVALYPDHGTEGAQLWRAADIAMYRAKYSGGNRSLLVSHDDVEYCMPDKALARHSSGNGDDRR, encoded by the coding sequence ATGCAAGACAGGCTGCTCGACATCCTGATACTCGGCCTTCTGGTGCTGCTCTTCGGAGTGATTTACCGGAAGGTGCCATCGCGGCGTCTGCGTTACTGGATCGCCGGATGGCTATTTGCTCTGGCGCATTTTGCAGTTTTGCTGCCCCGGGTCCCGGCGCTCTTCTGGCAGGAGATTCAGGTCGCGCTCGGGATGAGCGGACTTGTACTGTGCGGTATCTGCTTTGTGCTCGCGTCGTCGGCGTTTGCTCTCCGCAATAAGAGTTTGATCTGGGTGGGAGCGGTGCTCAGCATTCCGCCTCTGATCTATGTCTTCCTAGTGATCTTCGGCTACGCGGCTGTATGGCCGTTGAGCCTGTTTGCCATAGCGGGCGAGGCGATGGCTCTCTGGATTGGCTGGCGATTCAACCGGCAGCAAAGAATTGTGCTGTGGGCAAACAACCTGACGGTGGTCGGTTGTGGAGCATGGTTGTTGTGGCTGATCAGCAGGCAAGACGCGGACATCGGCATCTACGCCATCCTTACCCAGCTCTTTTTGATCAATGCGGTTCTCTACTGGAACGACTTTCGTCGTCTTTCAGCGGGCGTTATCACTGCTTCGGCGGGGTTGCTGGCGTGGGCTGCGGTCTTTCCGACGGCGTTAACGATAGCCCATTTCTTCCCTCATTTGAGTGTTCCCGGGGAACTCTGGAATGTGCCCAAATATTTCGTCGAATTCGGCATGATTCTCACTCTGCTGGAAAACCAGATATACACGGCGCATTGGCAGAGCGAGCAGTATCGGGTGCTTTTCGACAGCAATCCTCACCCGATGTTCATCTACGACACGAAGACGTTTGCCTTCCTGCGGGTGAACGACGCGGCCTTAGAGGAATACGGATACAGCCGGCCAGAGTTTCTCCACATGAGCATTGGTGATCTGCATGAAGTTGCGGCTTTAGCTGGAGTAGAGCGGTTACTTGCCGATACCCACAGCTCGATCAAGGTAACGGGACCGTGGACCCAGCGCAGAAGGGACGGCAGCGAATTTCAGGCGGAGATATCATCCCATCCCATTGAGTTTGAGGGCTGCGACGCGCGCCTGTCACTGGTGCAGGATGTGACCGATCGCGAGCGCCTGCACGAGCAACTGGTGCATCGAGCGCATCATGATTCATTGACGAATCTGCCGAACCGTTTTTTGTTCGAGCAGCGTATGCGTCACACGCTGGAGAATGCATCGCGCTACGCGCATAAGGCCGCGATTCTGTGCATTGATCTGGATCGCTTCAAGCAAATCAACGACAACCATGGGCATGCAACCGGTGATGCCTGTCTGCAGGAGATCGCGAACCGGCTAACGAACCGGCTGCGTGAATCCGATACAGTGGCCCGCACCGGCGGCGAAGAGTTTACTGTCGTGATTGGCGAATTGCTGCACGGCGGGGATGCGGAGAAGGTGGCTGCCGATCTGCTAACGGAGTTTCGGCACCCGTTCACCGTCGATGGCGTGGAGATGCAGCTCTCGGCCAGCGTTGGAGTTGCGCTCTACCCCGATCATGGAACGGAAGGCGCACAGCTCTGGCGAGCCGCTGACATTGCCATGTACAGGGCTAAGTATTCAGGCGGAAACCGTTCCCTGCTTGTCTCTCACGACGATGTCGAGTACTGCATGCCGGACAAGGCCCTGGCGCGGCATTCAAGCGGGAATGGCGACGACCGCAGATAA